From one Lycium ferocissimum isolate CSIRO_LF1 chromosome 7, AGI_CSIRO_Lferr_CH_V1, whole genome shotgun sequence genomic stretch:
- the LOC132064380 gene encoding uncharacterized protein LOC132064380 isoform X1 yields the protein MDHIQSRESDFEIDLESGGTTSDEDGSNNYDLTGEISNKELYKAGSGLRGVRLSNGSVRSQDGSNTYNKKFSADELSVRCTEIWSNKVRKEMENLRDNKMDIDKTKKPKPPKPPRPPKGPSLDASDVKFAKEISELAIWKRRRTERIKALKKVKKESGSSSKMNILATVITILFFLVIIFQDQGFVDLE from the exons atgGATCATATACAGTCAAGGGAAAGTGATTTCGAGATAGATTTGGAGAGTGGGGGAACAACTagtgatgaagatggaagtAATAACTATGATCTGACTGGTGAAATTTCTAATAAAGAGTTGTATAAAGCGGGGAGTGGGCTTCGTGGAGTTCGATTATCCAATGGATCTGTAAGAAGCCAAGATGGTTCAAATACATATAATAAAAAGTTTAGTGCTGATGAGCTTTCTGTTAGGTGTACAGAAATTTGGTCAAATAAAGTCAGGAAAGAGATGGAAAATTTGAGGGACAACAAAATGGATATTGACAAGACAAAGAAGCCAAAGCCTCCTAAACCACCTAGACCCCCAAAGGGTCCATCATTAGATGCCTCTGACGTTAAGTTCGCCAAGGAAATATCTGAGCTTGCTATATGGAAGCGGAGAAGGACCGAAAGAATTAAGGCATTGAAGAAAGTTAAAAAGGAGAGTGGATCATCTTCGAAGATGAATATATTAGCAACGGTGATCACAATTCTGTTCTTCTTGGTTATTATATTTCAAG ATCAGGGTTTTGTGGATTTGGAATGA
- the LOC132064380 gene encoding uncharacterized protein LOC132064380 isoform X2 — MDHIQSRESDFEIDLESGGTTSDEDGSNNYDLTGEISNKELYKAGSGLRGVRLSNGSVRSQDGSNTYNKKFSADELSVRCTEIWSNKVRKEMENLRDNKMDIDKTKKPKPPKPPRPPKGPSLDASDVKFAKEISELAIWKRRRTERIKALKKVKKESGSSSKMNILATVITILFFLVIIFQGVLGTRV, encoded by the exons atgGATCATATACAGTCAAGGGAAAGTGATTTCGAGATAGATTTGGAGAGTGGGGGAACAACTagtgatgaagatggaagtAATAACTATGATCTGACTGGTGAAATTTCTAATAAAGAGTTGTATAAAGCGGGGAGTGGGCTTCGTGGAGTTCGATTATCCAATGGATCTGTAAGAAGCCAAGATGGTTCAAATACATATAATAAAAAGTTTAGTGCTGATGAGCTTTCTGTTAGGTGTACAGAAATTTGGTCAAATAAAGTCAGGAAAGAGATGGAAAATTTGAGGGACAACAAAATGGATATTGACAAGACAAAGAAGCCAAAGCCTCCTAAACCACCTAGACCCCCAAAGGGTCCATCATTAGATGCCTCTGACGTTAAGTTCGCCAAGGAAATATCTGAGCTTGCTATATGGAAGCGGAGAAGGACCGAAAGAATTAAGGCATTGAAGAAAGTTAAAAAGGAGAGTGGATCATCTTCGAAGATGAATATATTAGCAACGGTGATCACAATTCTGTTCTTCTTGGTTATTATATTTCAAG GTGTTTTGGGCACTCGTGTATGA